Below is a window of Cataglyphis hispanica isolate Lineage 1 chromosome 2, ULB_Chis1_1.0, whole genome shotgun sequence DNA.
CAATTCATTCTCATCTAGAAGTGCTTTATAGGGTTGATTACCAGTGTTTATCCAATATTGTACCAAAGTTGCTGGTTTGCGCATAGGTATTCGCTGTTCACAAGTATATTCATCCTTACAaacttctttttctatttcctcCTCATCAGGTTCTAAAGTATCAACATTGAGAACTATATCATCAgacatctaaaaataaaatatgaattttgtatcagttattataaatgtgttaTCAACAAtgctataataaagaaataaaaaaagatatatacctTTCTAGAATATTTGCCAAACAAATTAATCCAAGATTTTTCCCTAactttcaaaatcttttttggtatttgaaaattaaagatgtgATCTTTGATTCCCGTAATCCTACAcataaatcgataatttattaaaaataattataattgcatacacatcacacaatatatatattttatatatatatgttttaactAACCTTTCGATGCTTTGAGAATAAGACTGTGAAAGGAAgtcattattaatgttttctaCTACGTAATTTTCCAtaagttattatattgttcagtaaaatcaaataaaatatatatgtaacttgTAAACTAATTCACAAATACAAGTCGAATACATTTTCAGTATTGAGTAAATATCAGAATGCAGCATAGACTATAGGCATAATCTAGTTTACCCCGATATGTTGAcactttaatatgtattaaatactaTATCGACCAATCACAaccattcaatttttttagaggAATGGCTATGATTGGTCAATGTATACTTAATACGTATTAAAGTTTATCGGTATAAACTAGGCCTATGTCTATGGAATGgagtcataattatttaaagcctttgtatatatatgtgtatatatatatatatatatatatatatatatatatatatacatatatacatgaaaaagtttaattataaccGTAAAGCCTAATCTTAGTAATTGATTAATCACAAGCAAACATTCTCACAAcgtagtaaaaataataaactgtgATGGGTCGATTTGCTTACATTTTGtagttacaaataattttttcacgtgcaatggccttatGCATTAAAGATTCAAGATTGAAATTGgactaattaaaacaaataaattttagctttttttattctaattagtCAAATTCCAACTTTCAATGTGTGCGTAATCTAATGAGGACTTTATAAGTGGTCATGTTCTAATTCACAGCCaaaaaaaatactgtaaatctataatatatattacgcgaAGATTAGACTATGTATTTCTGGTACTGGCAATGAATtttaagcggggaacacacacttttgcataagcgcatagtcataagcataaagaaattgattggtccacaaacatatgcctaacgaaatgaaccaatcaatttccttatacttatggctatgcgcttatgcaaaagtgtgtgttcccctcTTTAGAACACAGCCAGCCAGTAGTATGAGCATCTACTTCGCATTTACATTACTACGCATGCGCAAGATTCGTCCCTCTACTTCCCGACACACTGGTTGATCCTTAACGTTTCTCTTATTTGAAACagtcaagaaaaaatatttgccacACATGCCCAATAAAAGCGTATATTGCAATTTGTAGGTTTTATAGCGAACGGCATTCaagaattgaatattattttgaatttcttcAATTGATAcagtgtgtatatgtgtgctaTGTCGGAGATTAAAGATGATCCACGAGAAGTTCTCGTTCTTTTGAATTCATTAGGATTCGTTGGCATTACCGCCGTTCAATTAAAAGCTTTTATGAAAGGTAAATATTTCGActtgttcatttatttttttatttacctgTTCATTCCAGGTTGAATTATCattgaataaaatcgataCATATTTGCAAGATATCTCATGTtacaaattatgattttattttctagatttgAAGATCTatagaaagataaaagaacGCGAAAGACAACAACGAAAAGAAgagattaaaacaaaaataattagcaaGCAACAGGCTCTGATTAAAGAAGCTCATGGACATCAGAACACAGATTATTccgtaattaatattgttccTTCTGAATCCTCAAATTCCTTTGATGATGAATCATTGATAAaagtcaaaataaaatgtattcctAAGGAAgatatccaaaaatatattaaagcaaatgtgataaaatcagatgaaaaattatcaacaataaaatatcataaagaaGATGCTCAAGTAGTCGAATCTGACAAGCCTTGCTGTAaacaaaactattttaatactaaaccttcgattattaaatgttCGAAAAGTGAGAGTAGACAAAATGCTTCTAAATCTTCAGCAAAAGATAGTTATTTGATGGAAGAATGCAAGCTTAATTTAAGACTAGAGAATCAAGTAAAACCAGTATTTGATCAATCGATATGCAAACCTAGATCAGATTATGTAAGTGAATCAGAATCAAAAAGTATAGCATCAGACCCAACTGCAAATGTGCGTACACAAAGTACCTTATCTACAAGATCATCCATTAATTCCAGACATAAATCATGTAAGCTAAACATTGCCATACCTACTTgttttttgtgtatatgtatttaaaactattatatattatatatatatatatatatatatatatatatatatatatatataaaccacatatatatatatgcacatacatgcatatattatattaatttattctgcaAGTTTCAAGCtttgttcatatttatttagttattcgGCCATGGAGTTTACAACCACAGGcacaaaaagttattaacaaaaaatgtgATCCTGTTGCTCTTTATCAAAAGTATCAACAAGAATGGAAACAGATATCTTTTCCTGGAGTAGCAAAACATTCAAAAGTAAGATGGGCTGTACGAGAGAAAATGCTTGGTACGGATCCACATCCTGTGGTAAGTATGTAACAAATCAGAATATCAATGATGAAtaacaatattgaaatatttgttataaacttCTGATTTTAGccgcttttaaaaaaatccacaagtatatcgattttaaaaaagaagtgatgataaatattttagaaaagtaaTACGACAGAATGATAGAAAATTGATACACTGAATAATATGAcaataattagattatattattagattttatataatttttttaaaactgttaccaatatataagaattgtaagtaaagatatttaaatgtaagcaCACACaaacaattgtatatatatatatatgaaaacaataatACAAAAGTATCTAAAAacacctttttatttttgactgaCTTCAATCAACCTGGTTGTTTTTTCTGTAGTACTAAAGTGTTGTCTTTTAGCATGTTatacatgtttattttaaatgtatgtatgtgaaaataataatacaaaagtttctaaaaacaggtttttatttttgactgaGTTCAAATGGtttttgtaattcttttaaatctgTTCTATGTAATTGATAAagcaatttttcttctattaatCTGGCTGCTTTCTCTGTCAGTACCAAAGTATTGTGTTTCAGCATGCTATACACGTTTAGCCCTGCatgtattcataaaaaaatattgatattaagttttatatatataatagaatgtaacaataaatcaatacaattatagtataatctttaacaattttttgttgtctacttatatgatattatttaaatatacttaccATAAACAGGCATCAGATTAATATGCTTGATTTTATCAGTAGCTAGTGTGATATTTGTAGGCATAATGTCATAGCTATCTACAAAAAGAACCGATGGCCCCCagtttctcttttctattaattGTTCCATGTAAGAAGATTCAGATGTTGGAATTTCTAATTCATCAACTATATGCAGATCATCTTGTGCAAGTTTCACAGATAGTGTTGATGTAAGACCTGCTACTCGAGTATAAAATGgcaacatataaaaatgtgttgtAGGAGAACGAGGACCATGTGCTACTCCACCACCTCTCCATAGTGGTGAACGTATACTTCCATGACGAGCTCGCCCAGTGCCTTTTTGTGGCCAAGGTTTTCTACCACCACCTCTGACTTCAGCGCGCGTTTTTGTATGTGCATAActctataaacaaaaaatatatataaacaatactaTTTCTATTTGTGATACATACAAATAGTTATACTCACCACCCAACGATACATTTGTTGCCATCTCACATTCTGGTGAATGATATCGATACGAGGTGCAGCCGCATAGACATGTGGATGTAAAGTGATTAAgcccaattttttttcctctacagtatttaaattttctaaccAAACTTGCCGAGGTTTTTGATAGATATTGATTTCGTCGTCATATTGTATCTTTGATATGATCGGCGTAATATCTTCAGctttcgttttattttctacGATCGTGCAATATTGTTTGCTTAATGTTTGGCAAGTGGTTGCTtgcaatttgttaataattctcCGAAATATCATTGACATTTTCACAAAAAGCCAAGTTTATTCAGGTATAGAATAGTGTTGCAAATTGGAGGTTGGAGTTGGAGAGACAAATTTTTCTGAACGGGATTTTCGTGCGCCTGCGTGAGTCATCGAACATATGATTTCATA
It encodes the following:
- the LOC126857317 gene encoding 39S ribosomal protein L4, mitochondrial, with product MSMIFRRIINKLQATTCQTLSKQYCTIVENKTKAEDITPIISKIQYDDEINIYQKPRQVWLENLNTVEEKKLGLITLHPHVYAAAPRIDIIHQNVRWQQMYRWVSYAHTKTRAEVRGGGRKPWPQKGTGRARHGSIRSPLWRGGGVAHGPRSPTTHFYMLPFYTRVAGLTSTLSVKLAQDDLHIVDELEIPTSESSYMEQLIEKRNWGPSVLFVDSYDIMPTNITLATDKIKHINLMPVYGLNVYSMLKHNTLVLTEKAARLIEEKLLYQLHRTDLKELQKPFELSQK
- the LOC126857312 gene encoding uncharacterized protein LOC126857312, whose product is MCAMSEIKDDPREVLVLLNSLGFVGITAVQLKAFMKDLKIYRKIKERERQQRKEEIKTKIISKQQALIKEAHGHQNTDYSVINIVPSESSNSFDDESLIKVKIKCIPKEDIQKYIKANVIKSDEKLSTIKYHKEDAQVVESDKPCCKQNYFNTKPSIIKCSKSESRQNASKSSAKDSYLMEECKLNLRLENQVKPVFDQSICKPRSDYVSESESKSIASDPTANVRTQSTLSTRSSINSRHKSFIRPWSLQPQAQKVINKKCDPVALYQKYQQEWKQISFPGVAKHSKVRWAVREKMLGTDPHPVPLLKKSTSISILKKK